GGAAATAACAACTAAGAAAGAAAGCAAAATCATCAAATAGGGTTAAGATAAACTCCAGTTTGAAGTGTTGTTTCTTCTCGCAACCTTTACATTTGTACTTTTCTGCTCCTATCTGATTTACTCCtatcctggtcccagacctgtttgtgctTTTGCTGACTCCATTGTTATGGTCAAGGAATGACAATTCCACAAGAGGTTGTCACTGAGCCGATGCAGACTGGCACCCAGGTTATTTTACACCTTCAAAAAAAAGAACAGGGGCAAGTTTTGCTACTCCTCTTTCTCTGGATTCTTCCACTATGTGATGGTCCTAACAGCTCATGTGTGAACCCAGGAGATGAGACATGCACACGCCCCCTCAGTATCGGTGGTCACATGATGCCTCTGTGTGAGGTCATGATGGCACCATGGAGGTCATGATGATGACGGACTGACTGCACATACACATgacactgtaatactgtagggacTGCACACAATGCCTAGTTACCTAATGGTTACATTCCTCTATGGTTCTGTAGAGTTCTATTGTACATGGCTCAGTCAATGGTAATGAACACGGAGCACCATGCAACCTGAAGATGAGGTGACTCCTGACTACACCAGGAGTTTGAAAGGCTGCTGTACTGTTTTAACATAAAGAGACCCAGTGAGCATGTCTTTTCATCCTGCTCATAGGGGATAGTTTGGTATGCTTACGTTTCAGACAAACATGTGACCCCTCACTATGCGATTGTTTAACATCACTGTTTTAATATAGGCTGAACTTTTTCTGATCTGGAGGAATCTGAATAATCCAAAGTTAACTGGCACTTGATAGGGCATCCTGGATAAGATATCCTGGATAGACCTCTGGCAAGTGTGAAAACAAATGTTTGAGTTAGAAGTGACAGAACGTTTCATCATCACTACTTTTAGAGCATCGTCCTCAAAGCAAATCAGTAAAATAGTTTTAATTCATAGCAGTTGTTTTATTTAAAATAATTTCTTGCAGCATAATGAAACTTCAACCTCAGCAGTTTCCGTCTTATAAGCAAAGTTCTCAAATCAAGATCGGGCTTTTCGTATGTGGGCCTCTGAAATGGAGGGGCCAGGATGTTGTTGTTTTCTGTGCGTTAAAGGGTGACATTAAGATGGAGGTACAGGTGTGGTGCTCTACTCCTCTGCAGTGTGGGACAGCTGCTTCTCGTACAGGCTGAGGACGTGGTGCACAAACTGGTACTGCTCACCCGTCTGGATCATCCCGCCtctgtcgcacacacacacacacacacacacacacacacacacacacacacacacacacacacacacacacacacacacacacacacacacacacacacacacacacacacacacacacacagacacacacacacacacacacagacacacacacacacacacacacacacacacacacacacacacacacacacacacacacacacacacacacacacacacacacatacgtgtcAGGGAAGAAACAAAGACAGACAGGTGTAAAGAAAGACAGACGGTAGACTGACCTGTCGAGGCGGAGCTGGCAGGTAGTTCTCAGTATGTCGACCACACCCTCACTCCTCAGCTGTTTACACAGGATGGAGGTGGCGATGAAACAGCCTGTCCGACCTATCCCAGCACtgggaggaggatgaagaggaagaagaggatgatgatgaagaggaggaggatgaagaggaacCATTAATGTATTAGACCTGACCAACCACGGTTTTAGAGGATTTCTGCAATGCTGCCCTCTTCTATCTCTAGGTGCACACACCTTCCAATGATGCCACACGTCTTCTATCTCTAGGTGCACAGACCTTCCAATGCTGCCACACGTCTTCTATCTCTAGGTGCACAGACCTTCCAATGCTGCCACAAGTCTTCTATCTCTAGGTGCACAGACCTTCCAATGCTGCCACACGTCTTCTATCTCTAGGTGCACAGACCTTCCAATGCTGCCACACGTCTTCTATCTCTAGGTGCACAGACCTTCCAATGCTGCCACAAGTCTTCTATCTCTAGGTGCACAGACCTTCCAATGCTGCCACACGTCTTCTATCTCTAGGGGCACAGACCTTCCAATGCTGCCACACGTCTTCTATCTCTAGGTGCACAGACCTTCCAATGCTGCCACATGTCTTCTATCTCTAGGTGCACAGGCCTTCCAATGCTGCCACACCTCTTCTATCTCTAGGTGCACAGGCCTTCCAATGCTGCCACACGTCTTCTATCTCTAGGTGCACAGACCTTCCAATGCTGCCACACGTCTTCTATCTCTAGGTGCACAGACCTTCCAATGATGCCACACGTCTTCTATCTCTAGGTGAACAGACCTTCCAATGCTGCCACACCTCTTCTATCTCTAGGTGCACAGGCCTTCCAATGCTGCCACACGTCTTCTATCTCTAGGGGCACAGACCTTCCAATGCTGCCACATGTCTTCTATCTCTAGGGGCACAGACCTTCCAATGCTGCCACACGTCTTCTATCTCTAGGGGCACAGACCTTCCAATGCTGCCACACGTCTTCTATCTCTAGGGGCACAGACCTTCCAATGCTGCCACACGTCTTCTATCTCTAGGTGCACAGACCTTCCAATGCTGCCACACGTCTTCTATCTCTAGGGGCACAGACCTTCCAATGCTGCCACAAGTCTTCTATCTCTAGGGGCACAGACCTTCCAATGCTGCCACACGTCTTCTATCTCTAGGGGCACAGACCTTCCAATGCTGCCACAAGTATTCTCTCTCTAGGTGCACAGACCTTCCAATGCTGCCACACGTCTTCTATCTCTAGGGGCACAGACCTTCCAATGCTGCCACACATCTTCTATCTCTAGGGGCACAGACCTTCCAATGCTGCCACACGTCTTCTATCTCTAGGGGCACAGACCTTCCAATGCTGCCACAAGTCTTCTATCTCTAGGGGCACAGGCCTTCCAATGCTGCCACACGTCTTCTATCTCTAGGGGCACAGACCTTCCAATGCTGCCACACGTCTTCTATCTCTAGGGGCACAGACCTTCCAATGCTGCCACAAGTCTTCTATCTCTAGGGGCACAGACCTTCCAATGCTGCCACACATCTTCTATCTCTAGGGGCACAGACCTTCCAATGCTGCCACACGTCTTCTATCTCTAGGGGCACAGACCTTCCAATGCTGCCACACATCTTCTATCTCTAGGGGCACAGACCTTCCAATGCTGCCACACATCTTCTATCTCTAGGGGCACATACCTTCCAATGCTGCCACACGTCTTCTATCTCTAGGTGCACAGACCTTCCAATGCTGCCACACATCTTCTATCTCTAGGGGCACAGACCTTCCAATGCTGCCACACATCTTCTATCTCTAGGTGCACAGACCTTCCAATGCTGCCACACGTCTTCTATCTCTAGGTGCACAGACCTTCCAATGCTGCCACACCTCTTCTATCTCTAGGTGCACAGACCTTCCAATGCTGCCACAAGTCTTCTATCTCTAGGTGCACAGACCTTCCAATGCTGCCACACGTCTTCTATCTCTAGGGGCACAGACCTTCCAATGCTGCCACACGTCTTCTATCTCTAGGGGCACAGACCTTCCAATGCTGCCACAAGTCTTCTATCTCTAGGGGCACAGACCTTCCAATGCTGCCACACGTCTTCTATCTCTAGGTGCACATACCTTCCAATGCTGCCACAAGTCTTCTATCTCCAGGGGCACAGACCTTCCAAAAAATCCACTGAGACGTCCTCCCTACTGACGGTAATAGGTGTGGGTATAATGTCTGTGTTTCCAACCCCACCTGCAGTGGACGATGACAGGGCCGCTGGTGGGCAGAGCTTCCTCTCTTGCCTGCTCCACTTCCTGTACCAGCTCCAGGAGGGGCGGGGCTTTGTCCGGTGTCTTCTGGTCAGGCCAGGAGGTGTACCAGTACTGCCTGAGGCTGCGctcctctccatcacactgtctcacagacacacaaatacatcaaacacatggtttccaggtgtttgatgccattccatttgcgtcgtaccggccattattatgagccgttctcccctcagcagcctcctgtgatgtcCTGGTGTTCTTGGCATTGATGTATAGATGCATACTGTAGATTTAGTCTCACCTTCAGAGTGAAGACCCTCAGGCTGTAGTCGTCCTCCTGGGTTACCGTGACAACCGTGATCAGGATGCCCTCGTGGGACACAGAGTCCTCAGGCCAGTACTCTGCACATTTCTGTAAGGGGCAACAGAGAGCCAGAGTTCACATGGGAATTTACCTCTGgtctatctctttctccctccctccctccctccctacctcatTCTTCTCCTCTAGGTTAGTGATCATGACGATGATAGGACAGCGTTCCTGCCACACCATCCTCCAGAAATCTCCCACCGTGTTGACTGTAGGACCTTGGGTAGCGATGTACGCCCGCTCCTCACCCCCGTAACCCTGTGGACAGCAACACAGAAGTTCTAGTGACGGCAACACAGTAGTTCTAGTGACGGCAACACAGTAGTTCTAGTGACGGCAACACAGTAGTTCTAGTGACGGCAACACAGTAGTTCTAGTGAAGGCAACACAGTAGTTCTAGTGACGGCAACACAGTAGTTCTAGTGACGGCAACACAGTAGTTCTAGTGACGGCAACACAGTAGTTCTAGTGAAGTCAACACAGTAGTTCTAGTGACGGCAACACAGTAGTTCTAGTGACGGCAACACAGTAGTTCTAGTGACAGCAACATAGTAGTTCTCGCAGGACCATGGATGAGTAAACTTGTACACAAGGCCCTAGCTTACAAGCCGCTGGGCCCTAATCGTCCACTTATGTGGCTATTGGCTGGGACGGCATTGCTTGTACATTAATTAGTTGAGATGGAGCAGTAGTTAGACAGAGACCTACCTGTATGTTGTTAGACAGAGACCTACCTGTAGGTAGATATACAGAGACCTACCTGTAGGTAGTTAGACAGAGACCTACCTGTATGTTGTTAGACAGAGACCTACCTGTAGGTAGTTAGACAGAGACCTACCTGTAGGTAGATATACAGAGACCTACCTGTAGGTAGTTAGACAGAGACCTACCTGTATGTTGTTAGACAGAGACCTACCTGTAGGTAGTTAGACAGAGACCTACCTGTAGGTAGTTAGACAGAGACCTACCTGTAGGTAGATATACAGAGACCTACCTGTAGGTAGATATACAGAGACCTACCTGTAGGTAGATATACAGAGACCTACCTGTATGTTGTTAGACAGAGACCTACCTGTAGGTAGTTAGACAGAGACCTACATGTAGGTAGTTAGACAGAGACCTACCTGTAGGTAGTTAGACAGAGACCTACCTGTAGGTAGTTAGACAGAGACCTACCTGTAGGTAGATATACAGAGACCTACCTGTAGGTAGTTAGACAGAGACCTACCTGTAGGTAGTTAGACAGAGACCTACCTGTAGGTAGATATACAGAGACCTACCTGTAGGTAGTTAGACAGAGACCTACCTGTAGGTAGATATACAGAGACCTACCTGTAGGTAGTTAGACAGAGACCTACCTGTAGGTAGTTAGACAGAGACCTACCTGTAGGTAGTTAGACAGAGACCTACATGTAGGTAGTTAGACAGAGACCTACCTGTAGGTAGTTAGACAGAGACCTACCTGTAGGTAGTTAGACAGAGACCTACCTGTAGGTAGTTAGACAGAGACCTACCTGTAGGTAGTTAGACAGAGACCTACCTGTAGGTAGTTAGCATTGATGTAGGTCCTGAGGAATTCATCTTCATCTGCTGTCTGGAGGATCACTCTACTGTGTGTGTCTGGAAAACACAGGACCATATCACAAGACCCAGACaactgcctgtgtgtgtatgtgtgtgtgtgtgtctctgctttCATTTGTGAGGTTCAGAGAGCGATTGGAAATGACTGCTGTTGGGAGTCCACTCACTGGGCAGGATGGTCTTATAGCGGTTCTTCCTCACCAGGCCTGGGTAGTTGTACTCCTTTGGGTCCACAAAGTTCATGGGAGTTTCCTGGCAACAGAACAATGGATGTACAGTAGCTTAGTGATGTGTGGTTGTGTCCAGGAAATGGTTTCCCTGGTGCATGATTGTGTGTGCTCGTCTTGGTTTGTGTCTATTGCACACACAGTTTAGACCAGGGTTGCCCAAAGTCGGTGCACGCAGAGGGGGCCCCAGGACTGATTTTGGGAAACTTTGGTTTACACTAGTAGTGAGTGTGTACATCTACCTTAGAGAGTGTGTGATTGTGTAGACCTACCTCTGTCTTAGAGAtagtgtgtgtgattgtgagtGTATATCTCAGCCTAAAGGTGTAATGCATCCTCTATGGAGCTGAGAATGCTAATGCTTTCACTGTGTCAACATCTCATACACTGTTTATAGTAGCCTCTGGGTGTTGAGAGCTCCTTGGTGGGTTTGTGTGTTACTCACATAGAACTCTGCCTGTAGGGCTTGGTCGTCCATAGCGCGTGTGTGGAGCTGGGCAGGGCTGAGTGTGTTTGTTCCCTCTCTCAGGTACTCCTTGGCAGTCTGGTCTCTGGGGGAGAGCTGGGCACCGTAGCCATAGGGCTCCGTACAGCCAGGAGAACACATGTCCAGGGTCAGGGACACGTTGGAGCccctcctaacacacacacacacacacacacacacacacacacacacacacacacacacacacacacacacacacacacacacacacacacacacacacacacacacacacacacacacacacattggatgGCACAGACGCATACACTGTAATTTTGTATACACATTTTTTTAACTCAAATACTTCTAGTAAATTGAACTCATTATTTCTTCAAATGTTTTTGTGGTACTGACTCAAAACTAAATGAGAAGTCAGAtcaacacatttaaaaaaaaagttaggcaacccaatattaggaaggttttcttaatgttttgtacactcagtgtatatcacaaggcctttctttgagggcctagttatacCCTAACTCAGTGGTGTTCAGAATCttctggtttacaggccacatcaagcCTGCAAATCACATTATGCTTGCAAAGTGATatttaattcctattggaatccagccagagttaggatatccaacaagtggaattgttaatcacccgcaacctgcattcagaatgactgccaagTTAGGGAAGTTTGAATACTGAAACTACAGCAGTGGcactgtggtctaaggcactgcatctcagtgcaagaggcgtcaccacagtccctggtttgaaccCAGGCTGTTTCACCTCTgtctgtgattgggagttccataggacGGTACACAGTTGgtcggggtaggctgtcattgtaaataaaaatgtattcttaaatgacttgcctagttaaatatttacatttttacaagggcttgatacatttttcttcagggcaaatcaagtctgacattttaaagtggaaattatcAACTTTACAAGCCTTTTTAAACACTACATGTTTGCATTTCTTGCTGTTCAGGAAAAtcctcagcaacaaaagagtgatctgGGTTTGGCGATCCCCTCGAGTTCGTGCAGTGGGgtagatcttcgtgggctatactcagccttgtctcagggtagtacagtaagttggtggttgaggatatccctctagtggtgtgggggctgtgctttggcaaagtgggtggggttatatcctgcttgGTTTGCCCCGTCCGgagtatcgtcggacggggccacaatGTCTCCCgaaccctcctgtctcagcctccagtatttatgctgcaatagtttatgtgtcggggggctaggatcagtctgttatgtctggagtacttatcctgtcttatccggtgtcctgtgtgaatttaagtctaattctctctctctacctctccctcccctccaggaggacctgagccctgggaccaagcctcaggactacctggcctgatgactccttgctgtccccagtccacctggttgtgctgctgctccagtttaaacggttctgcctgcggctatggaaccctgacctgttcaccggacgtgttaccttgtcccggacctgctgttttcgactctctctctaccgcacctgctgtctctaactctgaatgctcggctatgaaaagccagctgacatttattcctgaggtgctgacctgttgcaccctcgacaaccactttgattattattattattatttgaccctgctggtcatctatgaacgcttgaacatcttggccatgtactgttataatctcaacccggcacagacagaagaggactagccatccctcagagcctggttcctctctaggtttcttcctaggttccttctTCCTATGTTcctgagtttttcctagccaccgtccttctacatctgtattgcttgctgtttgggttttaggctgggtttctgtatagcactttgtgacatcggctgatgtaaaaagggctttataaatacatttgattgatcatattaaaatcctacatctgtacaattcactcgaaaaggcaaggcacactgggaaattatATTGGAGGGGTGGCTTAGTGGGTGAGTTACTCAAAATGTTCAAGCTAACACAACTCAAATCTGGACCCCCTACAGAGTCACAGTGACAATCAATTTGAGTAAAGACTACAAAATCACTTTAAGTAACTATACTCAGATATATGAAGTGCAACAGGTTTCCTCAAAAGTTATGAGTCACGACAGCACATTAGGGTTTACCATGTACAAGAAAAATGTATTGCAATTGTGcacacacagacccccccccccccccccccccccttggagatcacctctccatctccatcctcCCACTGACCTCTCTTGCAGGCCCACAGGTGTAACAGAGAGGGTGGTGATGTCCCCCTCCGTCCTGGTGTCCAGACCCAGGTCAAAGACAGGTGTCTGGGGTTCAGCTTCTAGGTTCATCAGGTCCTCCTGGGCGTCTGTCCACTCTGACAGGGTGAAGGAAGGCTGGCGACTCACTGACTGACGTCTGTCCCCATGGTTAGTCACCACCGTCGTggaccaccacgcttcaccgtaccCCAACTTACACACAATGCGGTAGACCTGGAGACACAACATCAAAATGCACATTTCAGAAATGATAAGAGCCGTCTCGAGGTCACAGTAGACCTTGTCTTACGAGCAAAATATGTTGAAAATGTACTGCAAACAtttgaagagagaagagagcaacTGTGCCTGGACTTTGAAATATATCTCTACAAGTCCCCGTTCCGAGACGGGTTACCTGCCTGGGGAGGATAAGTGAAAGGCAGAACCACCTGCCGCACCTGCCTCCTCTCTGTCCCACACCCACATGCCAGGACTGAGAGATACAAGAGATCCCCTTACTTCTGACATCGTATTACTGAGACTGAGTCTTCCCATCTAgattgtgtgtaattgttttctTTCGTGATGCTAGCCATACAGTACCTATGTATTTACGACTGCCATGTGGATATTATAACACTTGAAAAGCCGTTGGAAATACGTATTTGTGGTTTCAAGACATCTGTTAGGTTAAAAAGATTTTGGAAAGAATTTGTCAAATTCTGCTCATTAGGAGGTCAGATCATGTGAGAGCCGTGCAGTGTTCATCAGGGTGCGAGAGATGCCTACCATGAAGATAATGACAGCCATGCCGATGCCTTCGGTGGCGTGGAGGAGCCAGTAGTTCTTGGTCTTCTCCATCTCCACCAACACGCACACAGActgttcaacacacacacacacacacacacacacacacacacacacacacacacacacacacacacacacacacacacacacacacacacacacacacacacacacacacacacacacacacacacacacacacacacggagagagagaaagtggaacacattttaatttaacctttatttaatttaactagtTTCAAAAATCTAAACAGCAGTATCAACACATCCGTATCAGACAAACAGGCAAATGTCATCAGCCAGACGAAAATGACATCAACACAATAAGCAGCGTGTCACAAACCAGACTAACATCCCAGAGCAATACGTCAAGCAACAGAGGTTGTAATAAATCGCAGCAATGTAAAGTACAGCTTGAGTCTCTATCAAACGTTGCTCTGCCACCACCTTAAAGTCCTGTGTTGTGTTACAATTTCAGTGTACAGGCATGTCCAGGTACTCACGTCCTCTCCAAACACAGGGTTGAATGATAGGAGGACGCCCAGGTAGAAGTCTAAGAGCTGCAAGGCTTTGTAGAAGGCTGGGAACAACTCGTTACCATCCACAATAAAGAAGACCCAATAACCctgagaggagcagaggagagaatgagaggagaggaggggaggagaagaggaggggaggaggagaggaggacaggagaggagaaggacaggagatgaggagaggaggggagagaaaaggaggagtCATTTTGTGGTAATTTACCACCTGTCCCTTTTTCCAGCATAAATAAATCATAAAACGGATGGTATCCTACAAAAAGACCAGAATATTTTCTTGTTCATTCAGTTTTCAAAAAAGACAGGACATTTTCTATCAGAAGGAAAGCTTCAGTTGAAATAAATGCAGATAAAACCAGTAAATATATTCAATGAAGACTTTTTGTTTTTGTATCTGACAAGAACAGGTAGTTTCACAGCTAGTCCTTTTCCACCTGTGGTCACATCTACTTGCATTCATGAAAACTCTTAGTTTCTACAACATCCTTGGCCTTAGTGCTGACCCACCGTGATTTGGGAAATGGTGCAGAGCACGGCACACCAGTGCATCCCCATGACAACTATGTAAAACGTGTCCCTCCACAGTTTCTCTGGGTCCTTTGGGGGGCTGTTCCCCCGTCCTGGGTTTGCATCAGGGCTTAGGGAGCCATCCCCTGGTTGAGAGAAGTTGTTGTCTGTCGTTGGGAGGTCGTCCAGCCACATGGGGTCTTCATCTGGCTTTAGGAAGATGGAGTCCTCCGTCTGGGAACGGGTCGAGCTGCTCAGACGTCTGTTCATGATCCCCCTGAGGCAATACAGTCATATGATGGGTGCCATGATCTGCACATGATGCAAATGAGCCCCCTCAGCCAAACCTCCAAACAGACATTGAGCCTGTTGCAGCTCaatagtgtggtgtgtgtgttgtgtctatCCTGCTGGCCTATTCAGGTGCGTAGCTGCACTGCTTGGAGTGGCTCTCCTCTCCGGATCCTCTTGTCACATTAAGATCGgctatattgtgtgtgtgtgtgtgagcgggcgtgcgtgtgtttgtgtttgtgtgtgtgtgtgtctgtctctgtgtgtgttagtatatgtgtgtgtgtgtgtgtgtgtgtgtgtgtgtgtgtgtgtgtgtgtgtgtgtgtgtgtgtgtgtgtgtgtgtgtgtgtgtgtgtgtgtgtgtgtgtgtgtgtgtgtgtgtgtgggtatggtgtgtgtgtgtggtgtgtgtgtgcgtgatgtGTGTCGAGGGAGGGATGAGTTAGGGGGGGTGTTTACAGCGCCGACTGTCTCCATGGCAACATAGTGTTTCTCATCCCTCTCATCCGTCCCTGGCATAATCATCcactgacaaaacacacacacattattcagAGTCCTCTTCTGTCCCACTCCTGACACATTAGTAAGGGTGCTGCTTCCATTTGCCTGATTGCTGACgtgtttgtctgtgtgggtgtgtgtgtgtgtgtgtgtgtgtgtgtgtgtctgtctctctgtgtgtgtgtgtgtgtgtgtgtgtgagcgtgcgtgcgtgtgtttgtgtttgtgtgtgtgtgtgtctgtctctgtgtgtgttagtatatgtgtgtgtgtctgtgtgtgtgtgtgtgtgtgtgtgtgtgtgtctgtgtgtgtgtgtgtgtgtgtgtgtgtgtgtgtgtgtgtgtgtgtgtgtgtgtgtgtgtgtgtgtgcatgtgtatgtgtgtgtgtgtgtgtgtgtgtgtctgtgtgtgtgcatgtctgtgtgtatgtgtgtgtgtgtgtgtgtgtgtgtgtgtctttttgtctgtgtgcgtgagtgagcgtctgtttgtctgtgtgcgtgtgtgtgtgtgtctttgtgtgtgtgtttgtgtgcgtgtgtgtctgtatgtgtgcttgtgtgtgtctgtgtgtgtgtatgtctgtgtgtgtttctgtttgtatgtctgtgtgtgtgtgtgtgtgtgtgtgtgtgtgtgtgtgtgtgtgtgtgtgtgtgtgtgtgtgtgtgtgtgtgtgtgtgtgtgtgtgtgtgtgtgtttgtgtgtctgtgtgtgtgtgcatgtctgtgtgtacgtgcgaatttgtgtgtgtgtgtgtgtgtctgtttgtctgtgtaagtgtgtgtgtgtgtgtgtgtgtctgtttgtctgtgtgcgtgtaagtgtgtgtgtctttgtgtgtgtgtttgtgtgtgtgtgtgtgtgtttgtgtgtgtgtgtgtgtgtgtgtgtgtgtgtgtgtgtgtgtgtctgtgtgtgtgtgcatgtctgtgtgtatgtgtgtgtgtgtgtgtgtgtgtgtgtgtgtgtgtgtgtgtctttttgtctgtgtgcgtgtgtgtctgtttgtctgtgtgcgtgtgtgtgtgtgtgtctttgtgtgtgtctgtgtctgtgtgtgtgcttgtgtgtgtgtctgtgtctgtgtgtgtttctgtttgtctgtctgtgtgtgtgtgtctgtttgtgtgcatgtctgtgtgtatgtgtgtgtgtctgtttgtctgtgtgcgtgtaagtgtgtgtgtctttgtgtgtgtgtttgtgtgcgtgtgtgtctgtatgtgtgcttgtgtgtgtgtctgtgtgtgtgtatgtgtgtgtgtatttgtggtgtgtgtttttggtgtgtgtttgtgtgtgtgtgtgtgtgtgtgtgtgtgtttttggtgtgtgtttgtgtgtgtgtgtgtgtgtgtgtgtgtgtgtgtgtgtgtgtgtgtgtgtgtgtgtgtgtgtgtgtgtgtgtgtgtgtgtgtgtgtgtgtatgagtgtgtgactgtggtgtgtgtgtgtgtgtgtgtttgtacatgtgtgtggtgtgcggtgtgcggtgtgtgtgcatgtgtgtgtgtggtgtgtgtgtgtggtgtgtgtgtgtgtgtgtgtgtgtgtgtgtgtctggtgcgtatgtgtgtgtgtgtgtatgtgtgtttgtggtgtgtgtgtgtgtgtgtgtgtgtgggtgtatgtgagtgtggtgtgtgtgtgtgtgtggtgtgtgtggggtttgtgttgtgtgtgtgcatgtgtgtgtgtgatgtgtgtgttttgtgtgtgtgtgtgtggtgtgtgtgcatgtgtgtgcgtgatgtgtgtgtctgggctctgttgtagagagagggatgagtcAGGGAGTGTGTTAACAGCTCCGACTGTCTCCATGGCAACATAGTGTTTCTCATCCCTCTCATCCGTCCCTGGCATAATCATccactgacaacacacacacacattattcagAGTCCTCTTCTGTCCCACTCCTGACACATTAGTAAGGGTGCTGCTTCCATTTGCCTGATTGCTgacgtgtctgtctgtgtgtgtgtgtgtgtgtgtgtgtgtgtgtgtgtgtgtgtgtgtgtgtgtgtgtgtgtgtgtgtgtgtgtgtgtgtgtgtgtgtgtgtgtgtgtgtgtgtgtgtgtgtgtgtgtgtgtgtgtctatatta
This genomic window from Salvelinus namaycush isolate Seneca chromosome 8, SaNama_1.0, whole genome shotgun sequence contains:
- the LOC120051694 gene encoding tyrosine-protein phosphatase non-receptor type 5-like, encoding MNRRLSSSTRSQTEDSIFLKPDEDPMWLDDLPTTDNNFSQPGDGSLSPDANPGRGNSPPKDPEKLWRDTFYIVVMGMHWCAVLCTISQITGYWVFFIVDGNELFPAFYKALQLLDFYLGVLLSFNPVFGEDMEKTKNYWLLHATEGIGMAVIIFMVYRIVCKLGYGEAWWSTTVVTNHGDRRQSVSRQPSFTLSEWTDAQEDLMNLEAEPQTPVFDLGLDTRTEGDITTLSVTPVGLQERRGSNVSLTLDMCSPGCTEPYGYGAQLSPRDQTAKEYLREGTNTLSPAQLHTRAMDDQALQAEFYETPMNFVDPKEYNYPGLVRKNRYKTILPNTHSRVILQTADEDEFLRTYINANYLQGYGGEERAYIATQGPTVNTVGDFWRMVWQERCPIIVMITNLEEKNEKCAEYWPEDSVSHEGILITVVTVTQEDDYSLRVFTLKCDGEERSLRQYWYTSWPDQKTPDKAPPLLELVQEVEQAREEALPTSGPVIVHCSAGIGRTGCFIATSILCKQLRSEGVVDILRTTCQLRLDRGGMIQTGEQYQFVHHVLSLYEKQLSHTAEE